Within Desulfolithobacter dissulfuricans, the genomic segment CCACGGTGCGCCGTTTCAATGCCGAGATCAATACCATCGACAACGCGGTCTGTCTCTGTGTTTCGCTCGATCTGCCCTTTGCCCATGCCCGTTTCTGCGGTGCCGAAGGGCTTGACGATGTGATTTCGCTCTCCGAGCTGAGGAACCGGGATTTTGGTGATGCCTATGGGGTGCGGATCGCCGAAGGCCCGCTGGCCGGGTTGCTGGCCCGGGCTGTGGTGGTGCTCGACGGGTCTGGCCGCGTGCTCCACCGCGAGCTGGTGGCCGAGATCACCGACGAACCGGATTACGAGGCCGCCCTGTCCGTACTGCGGCAGTAATAACCCGGCTGGCCAGGGTCGTCATCGGCAGGGGCAGGCCTCAGGTTCTGGTCAGCAGGAAGTAGAACAGAACGGCCAGCCCCTCGATGGCCGCCAGGATACCGATGCCGATCAGGAGCTTCTGGCGGAAGCTGCGCGGTTCCCTGCGGGGAATGGGTTCCTGTTCGTCGTGCTGCCTGTCCTGTCTGGTCATGGCTGCTGGCTTTTCTTTTGAGATTACCATCAATCTTTGGCATTGAAACCGGTGTCGGCCTCGCTTGTTTCACGGGACGCCATAAACCCGTCCCTGGGGGCTTGACTGTGGCCATCCAGGCCACAGACACCCGTGCAACAAGCGAGGCCGACACCTTCATCCATCGCTGGCTGAATTTCAGTGGTAATCAGATGTTCTTTTTTTCCGGTAGACGATGGTGGGGCAGGGCGGATTTTTTATTTTTCAGCCTCTTTCTGCTGCGCCGCCACCTGGGCCCGGACCTGCTTGATGATATCAGACACCAGGGCGCCGGACGGGCCCTTGGCCATGGGATTGATCCGCACCAGCTCCTCCCAGACCGCCAGTGCTCCGTCCACGTCCTGGAAGTCATTTATCAGGATGACGCCCTTGTTGAACAGGGCCTGTTCGTGGCGGGGGTTGATTTTCAGGGCCCGATCCAGGGTGGCGATGGCCTCTTCTGGTTGCTTGTTGCGCCGGTACATGACGGCCAGATCGGTGAGAACATTGGTGTCTCCCGGCTGCAGTTCCAGGGCCTTGTTGTAGGCCCGGATGGCTTTGGCCGGCTGGTTCGAGTCAAAATAGGCGTGGCCGAGCTGGACCCAGGCGGCCACGTTGTCCGGGTTGTTCTTTGTCTCCTGTTCCAGTGAGGCGATGGCCCGGGTCATGTCGGGGTCTCCG encodes:
- the tpx gene encoding thiol peroxidase; the protein is MAKVTFKGNPVHTVGDLPQLGDLAPDFLLTRTDLSDVTLQDFGGRRVVLNIFPSVDTPVCATTVRRFNAEINTIDNAVCLCVSLDLPFAHARFCGAEGLDDVISLSELRNRDFGDAYGVRIAEGPLAGLLARAVVVLDGSGRVLHRELVAEITDEPDYEAALSVLRQ
- a CDS encoding tetratricopeptide repeat protein, with the protein product MASEKKYTLQTLLISVSIALFAGFLSGVVYSVFNAPPAGHNHPPTSQNAGDPDMTRAIASLEQETKNNPDNVAAWVQLGHAYFDSNQPAKAIRAYNKALELQPGDTNVLTDLAVMYRRNKQPEEAIATLDRALKINPRHEQALFNKGVILINDFQDVDGALAVWEELVRINPMAKGPSGALVSDIIKQVRAQVAAQQKEAEK